One Manihot esculenta cultivar AM560-2 chromosome 6, M.esculenta_v8, whole genome shotgun sequence DNA segment encodes these proteins:
- the LOC110617664 gene encoding palmitoyl-acyl carrier protein thioesterase, chloroplastic: MTALCYRIIFPIRCTSSNNNTRDPNKQKLHKIKINGTPSARPHKIDSLSQIAAGGAAASVAFAAKNIIRQNIPTKKQNIDAHRQGFIVEQGVGYRQTVVIRSYEVGPDKTATLESIFYLLQETALNHVWLSGLLSNGFGATHGMVRNNLIWVVSKLQVQVDQYPIWGEVVEIDTWVGASGKNGMRRDWLIRSQATGHVFARATSTWVMMNEKTRRLSKMPEEVRTEISPWFIEKQAIKEEVPEKIPKLDEKARYDITNLKPKRSDLDMNHHVNNVKYVRWMLETIPDQFLESHQLSGIILEYRRECGSSDIVQSLCEPDEDGIINTGLKQANDVVPLLNGFSLASEIMEGNGLLGSLDKAPLRYTHLLLTKGDSQNEEIVRGRTIWKKKQIIKPFLT; the protein is encoded by the exons atgactGCTTTGTGTTACAGAATCATCTTCCCAATCAGGTGCACGTCCAGTAATAATAATACCCGTGATCCTAATAAGCAGAAATTGcacaaaattaaaatcaatgggACCCCATCTGCTAGGCCTCATAAGATTGATTCACTCAGCCAAATTGCTGCAGGAGGAGCAGCAGCTTCAGTGGCTTTTGCTGCTAAGAATATCATTCGTCAAAACATTCCTACTAAGAAACAGAACATTGATGCTCATCGTCAAGGTTTCATCGTCGAACAAGGCGTTGGCTACAGACAGACGGTTGTTATAAGGTCCTATGAAGTTGGTCCTGATAAAACTGCTACACTTGAAAGCATCTTCTATCTTCTTCAG GAGACAGCATTGAACCATGTATGGTTGTCGGGACTTCTCAGCAATGGATTTGGAGCCACACATGGAATGGTGAGGAATAATCTCATCTGGGTTGTTTCAAAATTGCAAGTTCAAGTGGATCAATATCCAATCTG GGGAGAGGTAGTGGAAATAGACACATGGGTGGGAGCATCAGGAAAGAATGGAATGCGACGAGATTGGCTCATCCGAAGCCAAGCAACAGGCCATGTCTTTGCACGGGCAACAAG cactTGGGTGATGATGAACGAGAAGACAAGGCGTCTTTCGAAGATGCCAGAGGAGGTAAGAACTGAGATTTCTCCTTGGTTTATAGAGAAACAAGCAATCAAAGAAGAAGTCCCTGAGAAAATTCCGAAGCTGGACGAGAAAGCTAGATACGACATCACTAACTTGAAG CCAAAGAGGAGTGATTTGGACATGAATCACCATGTCAACAATGTGAAGTACGTAAGATGGATGCTAGAG ACAATCCCCGACCAGTTCTTGGAGTCCCATCAACTTTCTGGGATCATACTAGAATATAGAAGGGAATGTGGGAGTTCAGACATTGTTCAATCTCTGTGTGAGCCTGACGAAGATGGGATCATTAACactggtttaaaacaagctaaCGATGTCGTTCCTCTGCTTAATGGGTTCTCACTGGCATCTGAGATAATGGAAGGAAATGGACTTCTGGGATCGCTGGACAAGGCACCACTAAGATATACGCATCTTCTTCTGACCAAAGGAGATTCTCAAAATGAAGAGATTGTCAGAGGGAGAACAATATGGAAGAAAAAGCAGATAATTAAGCCATTTTTAACCTAG